Proteins found in one Streptomyces sp. CB09001 genomic segment:
- the tkt gene encoding transketolase: MSTQSSKQTVDSADRFEWTELDRRAVDTARVLAADAVQKVGNGHPGTAMALAPAAYTIFQKVMRHDPADPEWTGRDRFVLSPGHTSLTLYTQLFLAGYEVELDDLKAFRTHGSRTPGHPEYGHTAGVETTTGPLGQGVANAVGMAMAARYERGLFDPEAPEGESPFDHTIWAVVSDGDLQEGVSAEASSLAGHQKLGNLVFLYDDNHISIEGDTVTAFSEDVLKRYEAYGWHTQRVEPAESGDVDVHALHAALTAAKAETGRPSIIAMRTIIAWPAPNARNTEASHGSALGAEEVAATKRVLGFDPERSFEVAGEVLAHTRRALDRGAEAHAAWDKRIAAWRDAAPERAALFDRVVAGRLPEGWEDTLPVFETGKAVATRAASGKVLQALGPVLPELWGGSADLAGSNNTTIDGTSSFLPVGNPLPGADPYGRTVHFGIREFSMAAEMNGIALHGNTRIYGGTFLVFSDYMRNAVRMSALMQLPVTYVWTHDSIGLGEDGPTHQPVEHLASLRAIPGLNVVRPADANETATVWAEILRRHATHPAPHGLALTRQGVPTYAPNPDAARGGYVLADASTGAPDVVLIATGSEVQLAMAAREALEAEGTATRVVSMPSVEWFEEQPRAYRESVLPPSVRARVAVEAGIGLTWHRFVGDAGRIVSLEHFGASADAKTLFTEFGFTAGHVAAAARESLAAARG, from the coding sequence ATGAGCACGCAGTCGAGCAAGCAGACAGTGGACAGCGCGGACCGCTTCGAATGGACCGAACTCGACCGGCGTGCCGTCGACACCGCCCGGGTCCTGGCGGCCGACGCCGTGCAGAAGGTGGGCAACGGTCACCCGGGTACGGCGATGGCCCTGGCCCCGGCGGCGTACACGATCTTTCAGAAGGTGATGCGACACGACCCCGCCGATCCCGAGTGGACCGGCCGTGACCGCTTCGTCCTCTCCCCCGGCCACACCTCGCTGACCCTCTACACCCAGCTCTTCCTCGCCGGGTACGAGGTGGAGCTGGACGACCTCAAGGCCTTCCGCACGCACGGCTCCAGGACGCCGGGCCACCCCGAGTACGGGCACACGGCGGGCGTGGAGACCACCACGGGTCCGCTGGGCCAGGGGGTGGCCAACGCGGTGGGCATGGCGATGGCGGCCCGCTACGAGCGCGGCCTGTTCGACCCCGAGGCCCCCGAGGGCGAGTCGCCCTTCGACCACACGATCTGGGCGGTCGTCAGCGACGGCGACCTCCAGGAGGGCGTCTCCGCCGAGGCGTCGTCGCTCGCCGGTCACCAAAAGCTCGGCAATCTGGTCTTCCTCTACGACGACAACCACATCTCGATCGAGGGCGACACCGTGACCGCGTTCTCCGAGGACGTGCTGAAGCGCTACGAGGCGTACGGCTGGCACACACAGCGCGTCGAGCCCGCTGAGAGCGGTGACGTGGACGTGCACGCGCTGCACGCGGCGCTGACGGCGGCGAAGGCCGAGACCGGGCGTCCGTCCATCATCGCGATGCGCACGATCATCGCCTGGCCCGCCCCGAACGCGCGGAACACCGAGGCATCCCACGGCTCCGCCCTCGGCGCGGAGGAGGTCGCCGCCACCAAGCGCGTCCTCGGCTTCGACCCGGAGCGGTCCTTCGAGGTCGCGGGCGAGGTGCTCGCCCACACCCGCCGGGCCCTGGACCGGGGCGCCGAGGCGCACGCGGCCTGGGACAAGCGGATCGCCGCCTGGCGCGACGCCGCTCCCGAGCGCGCGGCCCTGTTCGACCGCGTGGTCGCCGGCCGGCTGCCCGAGGGCTGGGAGGACACCCTGCCGGTGTTCGAGACCGGCAAGGCCGTCGCCACCCGCGCCGCCTCCGGCAAGGTCCTCCAGGCGCTCGGCCCGGTGCTGCCCGAACTGTGGGGCGGCTCGGCCGACCTGGCCGGTTCCAACAACACGACCATCGACGGGACCAGCTCCTTCCTGCCCGTGGGCAACCCGCTCCCCGGGGCCGACCCGTACGGCCGCACCGTGCACTTCGGCATCCGCGAGTTCTCCATGGCCGCGGAGATGAACGGCATCGCCCTGCACGGCAACACCCGGATCTACGGCGGCACCTTCCTGGTCTTCTCCGACTACATGCGCAACGCGGTCCGCATGTCCGCGCTGATGCAGCTGCCGGTGACGTACGTGTGGACGCACGACTCGATCGGCCTCGGCGAGGACGGCCCCACCCACCAGCCGGTCGAGCACCTGGCCTCGCTGCGCGCGATCCCCGGTCTCAACGTCGTCCGCCCCGCCGACGCCAACGAGACGGCGACCGTGTGGGCGGAGATCCTCCGGCGCCACGCCACGCACCCGGCGCCGCACGGCCTCGCCCTCACCCGCCAGGGCGTACCGACCTACGCGCCGAACCCGGACGCGGCGCGCGGCGGGTACGTCCTCGCCGACGCCTCCACCGGCGCCCCGGACGTCGTCCTGATCGCCACCGGCTCCGAGGTGCAGCTCGCGATGGCCGCGCGGGAGGCGCTGGAGGCCGAGGGCACCGCCACGCGCGTGGTGTCGATGCCGTCCGTGGAGTGGTTCGAGGAGCAGCCGCGCGCCTACCGCGAGAGCGTGCTGCCGCCGTCCGTGCGGGCCCGGGTGGCCGTGGAGGCCGGGATCGGCCTGACCTGGCACCGGTTCGTCGGGGACGCGGGCCGCATCGTCTCCCTGGAGCACTTCGGCGCCTCCGCCGACGCGAAGACCCTGTTCACCGAGTTCGGCTTCACCGCCGGGCACGTGGCCGCCGCCGCCCGGGAATCCTTGGCCGCCGCCCGCGGCTGA
- the tal gene encoding transaldolase: MITVTEATATAGALQRLADQGVSVWLDDLSRRRIESGNLAELIRTKNVVGVTTNPSIFQAAIGSGEGYEEQLADLATRGVTVDEAVRMMTTADVRAAADVLRGVYDATGGRDGRVSIEVDPRLAHDTRATVAEARQLAWLVDRPNVMIKIPATKAGLPAITEVIGAGISVNVTLIFSLERYREVMDAYLAGLEKAQAAGTDLAGIHSVASFFVSRVDSEIDKRLSLLGTDEALGLRGRAALANARLAYEAYENVFAGDRFTALAGARANPQRPLWASTGVKDPAFRDTLYVEELVAPGTVNTMPEATLDAAADHGDVRGDTVTGGYAQARADLAAVERLGVSYDEVVEQLEQEGVAKFEAAWQDLLAAVTKSLDSKGVDGE; this comes from the coding sequence ATGATCACTGTGACCGAAGCAACCGCCACCGCGGGAGCACTGCAGCGCCTGGCCGACCAGGGCGTGTCCGTCTGGCTCGACGACCTGTCGCGGCGGCGGATCGAGTCCGGCAACCTCGCCGAGCTGATCAGGACGAAGAACGTCGTCGGCGTCACCACCAACCCGTCGATCTTCCAGGCCGCCATAGGCTCCGGCGAAGGCTACGAGGAGCAGCTCGCCGACCTGGCGACCCGGGGCGTCACCGTCGACGAGGCGGTCCGCATGATGACCACCGCCGACGTCCGCGCCGCCGCCGACGTGCTGCGCGGGGTGTACGACGCCACCGGCGGGCGCGACGGCCGGGTCTCCATCGAGGTCGACCCCCGGCTCGCCCACGACACCCGGGCCACCGTCGCCGAGGCGCGGCAGCTGGCCTGGCTGGTCGACCGCCCCAACGTGATGATCAAGATCCCGGCGACGAAGGCCGGTCTCCCGGCCATCACCGAGGTCATCGGCGCCGGCATCAGCGTGAACGTCACGCTGATCTTCTCCCTGGAGCGCTACCGCGAGGTGATGGACGCCTACCTCGCCGGCCTGGAGAAGGCGCAGGCGGCCGGGACCGACCTGGCGGGCATCCACTCGGTCGCGTCGTTCTTCGTCTCCCGCGTCGACAGCGAGATCGACAAGCGCCTGTCGCTGCTGGGCACCGACGAGGCGCTCGGCCTGCGCGGGCGGGCGGCGCTGGCCAACGCGCGGCTGGCCTACGAGGCGTACGAGAACGTCTTCGCGGGTGACCGCTTCACCGCCCTCGCGGGGGCCCGGGCCAACCCGCAGCGCCCCCTGTGGGCGTCCACCGGTGTGAAGGACCCGGCATTCCGGGACACCCTGTACGTGGAGGAGCTGGTCGCCCCCGGCACCGTGAACACGATGCCGGAGGCCACCCTGGACGCCGCCGCCGATCACGGCGACGTACGGGGCGACACGGTCACCGGCGGGTACGCCCAGGCGCGAGCCGACCTCGCGGCCGTGGAGCGGCTCGGCGTGTCGTACGACGAGGTGGTGGAGCAGTTGGAGCAGGAGGGCGTGGCGAAGTTCGAGGCGGCCTGGCAGGACCTGCTCGCCGCCGTGACGAAGTCCCTCGACAGCAAGGGAGTTGACGGGGAATGA
- a CDS encoding glycoside hydrolase family 16 protein yields MRDASGNPPRRRPLRRALVAVVGTLGLAAAATTVTGPSAGAAVPPPPSGWTQVFADDFDGAAGSGVNTANWQYDTGTSYPGGPANWGTGEIETMTSSPGNVSLDGGGNLRITPQRDGAGNWTSGRIETKRADFEPPAGGKLRVEARIQVPNVTGAAAKGYWPAFWMLGSPYRGNYWNWPGVGEIDIMENTQGLNTVWSTLHCGTSPGGPCNETSGIGGNTPCPGATCQAGFHTYRVEWDRSTSVEEIRFYVDGNNFHTVRANQVDATTWANATKHGYFIILNVAMGGGFPDAFGGGPDGGTQPGHSMLVDYVQVLSAGGSGTTPPPTGGDRDAYSTVEAESYDAQSGTMTEGTSDSGGGSNLGALANGDWVQYKGVKFGSSAATQFKARVASGAAAGVSGLVEVRLDSRGSTPVGSFAVGNTGGWQSWRTIPANIASVTGTHDVYLTFTSGQPADFVNVNWFSFGR; encoded by the coding sequence ATGAGAGATGCATCCGGCAATCCGCCCAGACGCCGGCCGCTGCGCCGGGCACTGGTGGCCGTCGTCGGCACGCTCGGCCTCGCCGCGGCGGCGACGACCGTCACGGGCCCGTCGGCGGGCGCGGCCGTTCCGCCACCCCCGTCCGGCTGGACGCAGGTCTTCGCCGACGACTTCGACGGCGCGGCCGGCTCCGGCGTGAACACGGCCAACTGGCAGTACGACACCGGCACGTCGTACCCCGGCGGCCCCGCCAACTGGGGCACCGGCGAGATCGAGACGATGACCTCCTCCCCAGGCAACGTCTCGCTGGACGGCGGCGGCAACCTCCGCATCACCCCGCAGCGCGACGGCGCCGGCAACTGGACCTCGGGCCGCATCGAGACCAAGCGCGCCGACTTCGAACCGCCGGCGGGCGGCAAGCTGCGCGTCGAGGCCCGCATCCAGGTCCCGAACGTCACCGGGGCGGCGGCCAAGGGCTACTGGCCGGCGTTCTGGATGCTGGGCTCGCCCTACCGGGGCAACTACTGGAACTGGCCCGGCGTCGGCGAGATCGACATCATGGAGAACACCCAGGGCCTCAACACGGTCTGGTCCACGCTGCACTGCGGCACCTCGCCCGGCGGCCCCTGCAACGAGACCAGCGGCATCGGCGGCAACACCCCGTGTCCCGGCGCCACCTGCCAGGCGGGCTTCCACACCTACCGGGTGGAGTGGGACCGCTCGACGAGCGTCGAGGAGATCCGCTTCTACGTCGACGGCAACAACTTCCACACCGTCCGCGCCAACCAGGTCGACGCGACGACATGGGCGAACGCCACGAAGCACGGCTACTTCATCATCCTGAACGTCGCGATGGGCGGCGGCTTCCCGGACGCCTTCGGCGGCGGCCCGGACGGCGGCACCCAGCCCGGCCACTCGATGCTCGTGGACTACGTCCAGGTGCTGTCGGCCGGTGGGAGCGGTACCACGCCGCCCCCGACCGGCGGTGACCGCGACGCGTACAGCACCGTCGAGGCGGAGTCGTACGACGCCCAGTCCGGCACGATGACCGAGGGCACCTCGGACTCGGGCGGCGGCAGCAACCTCGGCGCCCTGGCGAACGGCGACTGGGTCCAGTACAAGGGTGTGAAGTTCGGTTCGAGCGCGGCGACCCAGTTCAAGGCCCGGGTGGCCAGCGGTGCGGCCGCCGGGGTCAGCGGTCTGGTCGAGGTGCGCCTGGACAGCCGCGGCAGCACGCCGGTCGGCAGCTTCGCCGTGGGCAACACGGGCGGCTGGCAGTCGTGGCGGACCATACCGGCGAACATCGCCTCGGTGACGGGCACGCACGACGTGTACCTGACCTTCACCAGTGGGCAGCCCGCCGACTTCGTGAACGTGAACTGGTTCAGCTTCGGCCGCTGA
- a CDS encoding AraC family transcriptional regulator → MADERSQGGGDGIRTFPFPVDLSLLGVGMQVGPMGAGRTWRAHAPLHRVHRIDFHIVMLFTGGPVRHMIDFAEYEATAGDLLWIRPGQVHRFAPEGEYRGTVLTMQPGFLPRATVEATGLYRYDLPPLLHPDEARLAGLTAALDQLRREYEDATTLPLSLHTAVLRHTLSAFLLRLAHLAAGSARAARQGRAEAPGDSTFILFRDAVERGFATNHSVSAYADALGYSRRTLVRAVRAATGETPKGFIDKRVVLEAKRLLAHTEMPIGRIGAAVGFPDAANFSKFFQQHTDQTPAAFRAELR, encoded by the coding sequence ATGGCGGACGAAAGAAGCCAAGGCGGCGGCGACGGGATCAGAACGTTCCCCTTCCCGGTCGATCTCAGCCTCCTCGGGGTGGGCATGCAGGTCGGTCCCATGGGCGCCGGCCGCACCTGGCGCGCGCACGCCCCGCTGCACCGCGTGCACCGCATCGACTTCCACATCGTCATGCTCTTCACCGGCGGACCGGTCCGACACATGATCGACTTCGCCGAGTACGAGGCGACGGCCGGCGATCTGCTGTGGATCCGTCCCGGCCAGGTCCACCGCTTCGCGCCCGAGGGCGAGTACCGCGGAACGGTGCTCACCATGCAGCCCGGCTTCCTGCCCCGCGCCACCGTGGAGGCCACCGGCCTCTACCGCTACGACCTGCCGCCCCTGCTCCACCCCGACGAGGCGCGGCTCGCCGGACTGACGGCGGCGCTCGACCAGTTGCGGCGCGAGTACGAGGACGCGACCACACTCCCGCTGAGCCTGCACACCGCCGTACTGCGCCACACGCTCTCCGCGTTCCTGCTGCGCCTCGCCCATCTCGCGGCCGGCTCCGCGAGGGCGGCGCGTCAGGGGCGGGCCGAGGCACCGGGGGACAGCACCTTCATCCTCTTCCGGGACGCGGTCGAGCGGGGCTTCGCCACCAACCACAGCGTCAGCGCCTACGCCGACGCGCTCGGTTACTCCCGCCGCACCCTGGTGCGCGCGGTGCGCGCCGCCACCGGTGAGACGCCCAAGGGGTTCATCGACAAGCGCGTCGTCCTGGAGGCCAAGCGGCTGCTCGCCCACACCGAGATGCCCATCGGCCGGATCGGCGCGGCGGTCGGCTTCCCGGACGCGGCGAACTTCTCCAAGTTCTTCCAGCAGCACACGGATCAGACACCGGCGGCATTCCGGGCGGAGCTGCGCTGA
- the pgi gene encoding glucose-6-phosphate isomerase, whose protein sequence is MSDTPKLDRRPEWTALADHAKGTLPHPDLRELFAQDPRRAERYVVRVGDLRIDYSKNLVTDETLALLQELAAATGVFGLRDAMFRGERINITEDRAVLHTALRAPRDAVIEVDGENVVPRVHAVLDKMAGFADRVRSGEWTGHTGRRIRNVVNIGIGGSDLGPAMAYEALRAFTDRSLTFRFVSNVDGADLHEAVRDLDPAETLFVIASKTFTTIETITNATSARSWLLDALGDEAAVAKHFVALSTNAEKVSGFGIDPANMFEFWDWVGGRYSFDSAIGLSLMVAIGPDRFREMLDGFRIVDEHFRNAEAPANAPLLLGLLGVWYGDFLGAQSHAVLPYSHYLSKFTAYLQQLDMESNGKSVDRDGNVVEWQTGPVVWGTPGTNGQHAYYQLIHQGTKLIPADFIGFARPAGELSDELKAQHDLLMANFFAQTQALALGKTPDEVRAEGVPEELVPHKTFRGNHPTTTVLAAELTPSVLGQLIALYEHKVFVQGAIWNIDSFDQWGVELGKVLAKRVEPALTEGAHVPGLDPSTAALVAAYRELKEVH, encoded by the coding sequence ATGTCTGACACCCCGAAGCTCGACCGGCGGCCCGAGTGGACCGCGCTCGCGGACCACGCCAAGGGCACGCTGCCCCACCCGGACCTGCGCGAGCTGTTCGCCCAGGACCCCCGGCGGGCGGAGCGGTACGTCGTGCGCGTCGGCGACCTGCGCATCGACTACTCGAAGAACCTCGTCACCGACGAGACGCTGGCCCTGCTCCAGGAGCTGGCCGCCGCGACCGGTGTGTTCGGGCTGCGCGACGCGATGTTCCGCGGTGAGCGCATCAACATCACCGAGGACCGGGCGGTGCTGCACACCGCGCTGCGCGCCCCGCGGGACGCGGTGATCGAGGTCGACGGCGAGAACGTCGTTCCCAGGGTGCACGCCGTACTCGACAAGATGGCCGGCTTCGCCGACCGGGTCCGCTCCGGCGAGTGGACCGGTCACACCGGCAGGCGCATCAGGAACGTCGTCAACATCGGCATCGGCGGCTCCGACCTCGGTCCCGCGATGGCCTACGAGGCGCTGCGGGCCTTCACCGACCGCTCGCTCACGTTCCGCTTCGTGTCCAACGTGGACGGCGCCGACCTGCACGAGGCGGTCCGGGACCTGGACCCGGCGGAGACGCTGTTCGTCATCGCCTCCAAGACCTTCACCACCATCGAGACGATCACCAACGCCACCTCGGCGCGCTCGTGGCTGCTGGACGCGCTCGGTGACGAGGCCGCGGTCGCGAAGCACTTCGTGGCCCTGTCGACCAACGCCGAGAAGGTCTCCGGCTTCGGCATCGACCCGGCCAACATGTTCGAGTTCTGGGACTGGGTCGGCGGCCGGTACTCCTTCGACTCGGCCATCGGACTCTCCCTGATGGTCGCCATCGGCCCGGACCGCTTCCGGGAGATGCTCGACGGCTTCCGCATCGTCGACGAGCACTTCCGCAACGCCGAGGCCCCGGCCAACGCGCCACTGCTCCTCGGCCTGCTGGGCGTCTGGTACGGCGACTTCCTGGGCGCGCAGTCGCATGCGGTGTTGCCGTACTCGCACTACCTGTCGAAGTTCACCGCCTATCTCCAGCAGCTCGACATGGAGTCCAACGGCAAGTCCGTCGACCGGGACGGGAATGTGGTGGAGTGGCAGACCGGGCCGGTGGTGTGGGGCACGCCGGGCACCAACGGGCAGCACGCCTACTACCAGCTCATCCACCAGGGCACCAAGCTGATCCCCGCGGACTTCATCGGCTTCGCCCGGCCCGCGGGCGAACTGAGCGACGAACTCAAGGCGCAGCACGACCTGCTGATGGCCAACTTCTTCGCACAGACCCAGGCCCTCGCCCTCGGCAAGACCCCGGACGAGGTACGCGCGGAGGGAGTGCCCGAGGAACTGGTCCCGCACAAGACCTTCCGCGGCAACCACCCCACCACGACCGTCCTGGCCGCCGAGCTGACCCCCTCCGTCCTCGGCCAGCTCATCGCGCTGTACGAGCACAAGGTGTTCGTCCAGGGCGCGATCTGGAACATCGACTCCTTCGACCAGTGGGGCGTCGAACTCGGCAAGGTGCTCGCCAAGCGCGTCGAACCCGCCCTCACCGAGGGCGCGCACGTGCCCGGCCTCGATCCGTCCACGGCCGCGCTGGTGGCCGCCTACCGTGAACTGAAGGAAGTGCACTGA
- the opcA gene encoding glucose-6-phosphate dehydrogenase assembly protein OpcA, producing MRIDLTDTTASKINKALVQGRRAIGTPAVGMVLTLVIVTDEENAYDAIKAAEEASHEHPSRTLVVIKRHPRNLRDRTRSHLDAEVRVGSEAGTGETVVLRMYGEVSEHADSVVLPLLLPDAPVVVWWPVEAPDNPAKDPLGALAQRRITDLYTVERPMEVLERRVRAYAPGDTDLAWTRLTLWRSMLAAALDQARVPVTSAVVEAEADNPAAELLARWMEARLGVRVERVVTDGPVVTAVRLGTADGEIVVDRPEGPLATMTLPGQPPRSVALKVRPTSELIAEELRRLDADEMYAVALRGEAGKETPVHV from the coding sequence ATGAGGATCGACCTGACCGACACCACGGCAAGCAAGATCAACAAGGCGCTGGTGCAGGGCCGTCGGGCCATCGGCACCCCGGCCGTGGGCATGGTGCTCACGCTGGTCATCGTCACGGACGAGGAGAACGCCTACGACGCGATCAAGGCGGCCGAGGAGGCCTCGCACGAGCACCCCTCGCGCACCCTGGTCGTCATCAAGCGCCACCCCCGCAACCTGCGCGACCGCACCCGCTCGCACCTCGACGCCGAGGTCCGGGTCGGCTCGGAGGCCGGTACCGGCGAGACCGTCGTCCTGCGCATGTACGGCGAGGTGTCCGAGCACGCCGACTCGGTGGTGCTGCCGCTGCTGCTGCCGGACGCGCCGGTCGTCGTGTGGTGGCCGGTGGAGGCTCCGGACAACCCCGCGAAGGACCCGCTGGGCGCGCTGGCCCAGCGCCGGATCACCGACCTCTACACGGTCGAGCGGCCGATGGAGGTCCTGGAGCGCCGGGTCCGCGCCTACGCCCCCGGCGACACCGACCTGGCGTGGACCCGGCTGACGCTGTGGCGCTCGATGCTGGCCGCGGCCCTGGACCAGGCCCGGGTACCGGTGACCTCCGCGGTCGTGGAGGCCGAGGCCGACAATCCGGCCGCCGAACTGCTGGCCCGCTGGATGGAGGCCCGCCTCGGCGTCCGCGTGGAGCGCGTGGTCACCGACGGCCCGGTCGTGACGGCCGTCCGCCTCGGCACGGCCGACGGCGAGATCGTCGTCGACCGGCCGGAGGGGCCGCTCGCCACGATGACCCTGCCCGGTCAGCCCCCGCGCTCGGTCGCCCTGAAGGTGCGCCCCACCTCCGAACTCATCGCCGAGGAGCTCAGGCGCCTCGACGCCGACGAGATGTACGCCGTCGCCCTGCGCGGCGAGGCCGGCAAGGAGACCCCTGTCCATGTCTGA
- the zwf gene encoding glucose-6-phosphate dehydrogenase, protein MSEELPATTGRETKATKEAKEARAAQEAAGPPLAEEAGQARVAETAKATGASGSSRSAKRTGTAGAAKAAKGKGAAGRAVEPVAPLDWSNPLRDPQDRRLPRIAGPSGLVIFGVTGDLSRKKLMPAVYDLANRGLLPPGFSLVGFARRDWEDQDFAEVVHDAVREHARTPFREEVWQQLSEGMRFIPGDFDDDHAFEQLRKAVEELDASRGTSGNYAFYLSVPPKFFPKVVQQLKKHGLTDAPEGSWRRAVIEKPFGHDLDSARDLNALVHEVFDPEQVFRIDHYLGKETVQNILALRFANQMYEPIWNRSYVDHVQITMAEDIGIGGRAGYYDGIGAARDVIQNHLLQLMALTAMEEPAAFDARSLLTEKLKVLRAVRLPDDLGGHTVRGQYAGGWQGGAQVPGYLEEEGIDPASTTDTYAAIKLGVDNRRWAGVPFYLRTGKRLGRRVTEIAVVFQRAPHSPFDSTATEELGENAIVIRVQPDEGMTVRFGSKVPGTSMEIRDVSMDFAYGESFTESSPEAYERLILDVLLGDANLFPRHQEVEESWRILDPIEEYWASHAKPAQYASGGWGPREADEMLARDGRSWRRP, encoded by the coding sequence ATGAGCGAGGAGCTTCCCGCTACGACGGGCCGGGAGACCAAGGCGACGAAGGAAGCCAAGGAGGCCCGGGCGGCGCAGGAGGCGGCCGGACCGCCGCTCGCCGAGGAGGCCGGGCAGGCCCGCGTCGCCGAGACGGCGAAGGCCACCGGCGCGTCCGGGTCCTCCCGGAGCGCGAAGAGGACCGGGACGGCCGGCGCCGCCAAGGCTGCGAAGGGCAAGGGTGCGGCCGGCCGGGCCGTGGAGCCGGTGGCACCGCTCGACTGGAGCAACCCGCTGCGCGATCCCCAGGACCGCCGTCTGCCCCGTATCGCGGGCCCGTCCGGGCTGGTCATCTTCGGCGTCACCGGCGACCTGTCCCGCAAGAAGCTGATGCCCGCCGTGTACGACCTGGCCAACCGCGGCCTGCTGCCGCCCGGCTTCTCGCTGGTCGGCTTCGCCCGCCGGGACTGGGAGGACCAGGACTTCGCCGAGGTCGTGCACGACGCCGTCAGGGAGCACGCGCGCACACCGTTCCGCGAGGAGGTCTGGCAGCAGCTCTCCGAGGGCATGCGCTTCATCCCCGGCGACTTCGACGACGACCACGCGTTCGAACAGCTGCGCAAGGCCGTCGAGGAGCTGGACGCCTCCCGCGGCACCAGCGGCAACTACGCCTTCTACCTCTCCGTGCCGCCGAAGTTCTTCCCGAAGGTCGTCCAGCAGCTCAAGAAGCACGGGCTGACCGACGCGCCCGAGGGTTCCTGGCGCCGTGCGGTCATCGAGAAGCCGTTCGGGCACGACCTGGACAGCGCCCGCGACCTGAACGCGCTGGTGCACGAGGTCTTCGACCCGGAGCAGGTCTTCCGGATCGATCACTACCTGGGCAAGGAGACGGTCCAGAACATCCTGGCGCTGCGCTTCGCCAACCAGATGTACGAGCCGATCTGGAACCGGTCCTACGTGGACCACGTGCAGATCACCATGGCCGAGGACATCGGCATCGGCGGCCGGGCCGGCTACTACGACGGCATCGGCGCCGCCCGCGACGTCATCCAGAACCACCTGCTCCAGCTGATGGCGCTGACCGCCATGGAGGAGCCGGCCGCCTTCGACGCGCGGTCGCTGCTCACCGAGAAGCTGAAGGTGCTGCGGGCCGTGCGGCTGCCGGACGACCTGGGCGGGCACACGGTGCGCGGGCAGTACGCGGGCGGCTGGCAGGGCGGCGCACAGGTGCCCGGCTACCTGGAGGAGGAGGGCATCGACCCGGCCTCCACCACCGACACCTACGCGGCGATCAAGCTGGGCGTCGACAACCGCCGCTGGGCCGGGGTGCCCTTCTACCTGCGCACCGGCAAGCGACTGGGCCGCCGGGTCACCGAGATCGCGGTCGTCTTCCAGCGCGCCCCGCACTCCCCCTTCGACTCCACGGCGACGGAGGAGCTGGGCGAGAACGCCATCGTGATCCGCGTCCAGCCCGACGAGGGCATGACGGTGCGCTTCGGCTCCAAGGTGCCGGGCACGTCGATGGAGATCCGGGACGTGTCCATGGACTTCGCCTACGGCGAGTCCTTCACCGAGTCCAGCCCCGAGGCGTACGAACGGCTGATCCTGGACGTCCTTCTGGGTGACGCCAACCTGTTCCCGCGCCACCAGGAGGTGGAAGAGTCCTGGCGGATCCTCGACCCGATCGAGGAGTACTGGGCCTCGCACGCCAAGCCCGCGCAGTACGCGTCGGGCGGCTGGGGACCGCGGGAAGCCGACGAGATGCTCGCACGAGACGGACGGAGCTGGCGCAGGCCATGA